Proteins encoded together in one Alkalihalobacillus sp. TS-13 window:
- a CDS encoding redoxin domain-containing protein: MGASLEVGHAAPDFNLASTTGEKLSLSQFKGKKHVLVAFYPLDFTPGUIKEITSWKEDFKEFQNSDTELLAISVDHIYAHNVFAASLGTLPYPLLSDWFKKTARDYGVFNEENQTAKRSVFLVDKEGILRYKNTEFDANDRNQYLDVLSHCKHLCV, encoded by the coding sequence ATGGGAGCATCATTGGAAGTAGGACATGCCGCTCCAGATTTCAACCTGGCGTCGACGACAGGTGAGAAACTCAGCTTATCCCAATTCAAAGGGAAAAAGCATGTCTTAGTCGCATTTTATCCGTTGGATTTCACCCCTGGTTGAATTAAGGAGATCACCTCTTGGAAAGAGGATTTCAAAGAGTTTCAGAATTCCGATACAGAACTTCTTGCAATCAGTGTCGATCACATTTACGCGCACAATGTATTTGCTGCAAGTCTTGGAACATTGCCTTATCCGCTTTTATCGGATTGGTTCAAGAAAACGGCCAGGGATTATGGCGTCTTTAACGAAGAAAACCAGACTGCAAAACGATCCGTATTTTTGGTGGATAAAGAAGGGATTCTCCGTTATAAAAATACCGAGTTTGATGCGAATGATCGCAATCAATACCTCGATGTCCTTTCTCATTGCAAGCATCTTTGTGTATAA
- the murF gene encoding UDP-N-acetylmuramoyl-tripeptide--D-alanyl-D-alanine ligase yields the protein MLSFLFLFGVVFWGLYTWSRLRKAIHMLQQNGYRNERFQKWIKENRKKVFRKRDFIPLLTVLIAFVDFLDNVAILLFIGLYLILYLVRETGKEKKKLVVTARVKRLMATVGILVVVVAGLSFYFELVNQAALVPLLLTYVVLNILSYYVVMAGNTINLPIEKSIAQGYANDAKRIIKQSKDLEVIGITGSYGKTSVKHILNTILSSHSNVLMTPESYNTPMGVTITIRTMLRPFHKYFIAEMGAKQEYDIKDVCDIAQQKYGIITAIGEQHLETFGSLDTIKKTKFELVDSLPDDGIAFLNKDDENSMWRAPKSNARVVYYGIHADDLDYRAENITFTSKGTSFTVVKKDGTTINIQTKLLGQHNVYNILSAVAAASELGVPAKKIEVASKKIAPVPHRMEIKKHSSNITIIDDAFNSNPVGSKMALDVLGQMDGYKVLITPGMIELGPEEYNLNKKLGQHAAKVCDYVILVGKKQTIPLQDGLKEEQYPEEQTYIARNLDEAIMKMNEITKEKTVVLIENDLPDTFNE from the coding sequence ATGCTTAGTTTCTTGTTTTTATTCGGGGTTGTCTTCTGGGGCCTTTATACATGGTCCAGACTCCGCAAGGCAATCCATATGCTGCAGCAAAATGGATATCGTAATGAGCGATTCCAGAAATGGATTAAAGAAAACCGGAAGAAAGTGTTCCGGAAGCGTGACTTCATTCCGTTGTTGACGGTTCTGATTGCATTTGTCGATTTTCTAGATAATGTAGCGATCCTCTTATTTATCGGCCTTTATTTGATTCTATATTTAGTAAGAGAGACTGGAAAAGAAAAGAAGAAGCTTGTCGTGACAGCGCGAGTCAAGCGTTTGATGGCAACTGTCGGCATATTAGTCGTTGTAGTGGCGGGACTCAGCTTCTATTTCGAATTGGTTAACCAAGCGGCTTTGGTACCATTATTGCTTACGTATGTAGTCTTGAACATCCTGAGCTATTACGTCGTGATGGCGGGTAATACGATCAACTTACCGATTGAAAAAAGTATAGCCCAGGGGTATGCAAACGATGCAAAGCGTATCATCAAGCAATCTAAAGATCTTGAAGTAATCGGTATCACAGGAAGCTATGGAAAAACGAGTGTAAAGCATATCCTGAATACGATTCTTTCATCGCATTCCAACGTATTGATGACACCGGAAAGCTACAATACGCCGATGGGTGTCACCATCACAATCCGTACGATGCTCAGACCTTTCCATAAATATTTCATTGCGGAAATGGGAGCGAAACAGGAGTATGATATCAAGGATGTTTGTGACATTGCTCAACAAAAATACGGAATCATCACAGCAATCGGTGAACAGCACTTAGAAACTTTCGGATCCCTTGATACAATCAAGAAGACGAAGTTCGAGCTTGTCGATAGCCTGCCTGATGATGGAATCGCATTTTTAAATAAGGATGACGAGAATTCCATGTGGAGGGCACCGAAAAGCAATGCCCGTGTCGTCTATTATGGGATTCATGCTGATGATTTAGATTATCGAGCAGAAAACATCACGTTTACTTCCAAAGGAACGTCCTTCACTGTGGTGAAAAAGGACGGCACGACCATCAATATCCAAACGAAGCTGCTTGGTCAGCATAACGTCTATAATATCCTATCCGCAGTCGCTGCTGCATCCGAGCTTGGTGTACCAGCGAAGAAGATTGAAGTTGCATCGAAAAAAATTGCACCGGTGCCACACCGAATGGAGATCAAGAAGCACTCATCCAATATTACGATCATTGATGATGCCTTCAACTCGAACCCAGTCGGCTCGAAAATGGCGCTCGATGTATTGGGTCAGATGGATGGATATAAAGTGTTGATTACACCAGGAATGATCGAGCTTGGTCCAGAAGAGTATAACTTGAACAAGAAACTCGGTCAGCATGCAGCAAAAGTGTGTGATTACGTGATCCTGGTCGGTAAGAAACAAACGATTCCGTTGCAAGACGGGTTGAAAGAAGAACAATACCCAGAAGAACAAACGTATATTGCACGTAATCTGGATGAAGCGATCATGAAAATGAACGAAATCACAAAAGAGAAAACGGTAGTTCTGATTGAAAACGACCTTCCAGATACATTTAACGAATAG
- a CDS encoding metal ABC transporter permease — protein sequence MNFFEAIIHYEFLQKALITSVMVGIICGVIGCFIILRGMALMGDAISHAVLPGVAISYMLGINFFFGAVFTGVLTAIGIGFVSQNSRLKNDTAIGILFTFAFAAGIILITFMKSSTDLYHILFGNVLAVRPSDMWVTLAIGILVIAGVYFFYKELLVTSFDATMASAYGLSTKLIHYLLMTMLTMVTVASLQTVGIVLVVAMLITPAATAYLLTDRLWVMIYLSAGFGVLASVIGLYYSFIYNLPSGATIVLVSTTMFIAVFLLSPRHGFIRKVIKSRKRTSLAN from the coding sequence ATGAACTTCTTTGAAGCCATCATCCACTACGAATTTTTACAGAAAGCTTTGATCACTTCCGTAATGGTAGGAATTATCTGCGGTGTCATCGGTTGTTTCATCATCTTAAGAGGAATGGCTTTGATGGGAGATGCGATTTCCCACGCAGTCCTGCCAGGTGTCGCAATCTCTTACATGCTCGGTATCAACTTCTTTTTCGGAGCGGTATTCACTGGCGTATTAACTGCCATTGGAATCGGATTTGTCAGCCAGAACAGCCGTCTGAAGAACGATACGGCCATCGGAATTCTGTTCACCTTTGCGTTTGCGGCCGGGATCATTTTAATTACCTTTATGAAAAGCAGTACAGACTTGTATCACATACTATTCGGTAACGTACTCGCTGTCCGGCCATCAGACATGTGGGTCACATTGGCCATCGGGATCCTCGTCATCGCAGGCGTTTATTTCTTTTACAAGGAGCTGCTTGTCACTTCCTTCGACGCGACGATGGCTTCAGCTTATGGTCTATCGACGAAATTGATCCATTACCTATTGATGACGATGCTCACGATGGTGACGGTCGCTTCCTTGCAAACAGTAGGAATCGTCCTTGTCGTAGCAATGCTGATCACACCGGCAGCCACGGCATACCTTTTGACTGATCGTTTATGGGTCATGATCTATCTTTCAGCAGGATTCGGTGTCCTCGCTTCTGTTATCGGATTGTATTACAGCTTTATCTATAATCTTCCATCTGGTGCGACAATCGTACTCGTATCAACAACAATGTTCATAGCGGTGTTCTTGTTGTCACCAAGGCACGGCTTCATTCGAAAAGTCATCAAATCAAGAAAAAGAACTTCATTAGCGAACTAG
- a CDS encoding HD domain-containing protein translates to MDINRLQHQMGFLIEIDRLKNVLRQTHITGEVRQENDAEHSWHLAVMALILDEYANEKGIDTLHVIKMLLIHDLVEIDAGDTFAYDEKGYEDKDEREEQAAERIFSILPDDQGDMIYTLWREFEDRETSEARFAAALDRLHPMLLNFATEGVAWKKHNIKKEQVMKRNETIAEGSEALWEYAQAVIEDAVESGYLKD, encoded by the coding sequence TTGGATATCAATCGATTACAGCACCAGATGGGATTTTTAATCGAAATCGATAGGCTGAAAAATGTATTGAGGCAAACCCATATCACAGGGGAAGTGCGTCAGGAGAACGATGCAGAGCATTCATGGCATTTAGCTGTGATGGCGCTCATTCTCGATGAGTATGCCAATGAAAAGGGCATCGACACGCTGCATGTCATAAAGATGCTCCTCATTCACGACCTGGTAGAAATCGATGCGGGGGATACCTTTGCGTATGATGAAAAAGGGTATGAAGATAAAGACGAAAGGGAAGAGCAGGCAGCAGAGCGGATCTTCTCGATTTTACCGGACGATCAAGGTGATATGATCTATACACTCTGGCGGGAATTTGAGGACAGGGAAACATCTGAAGCAAGGTTTGCGGCGGCACTCGACCGTCTGCACCCGATGCTCCTCAACTTCGCAACTGAAGGTGTTGCTTGGAAAAAGCACAACATCAAAAAAGAACAGGTCATGAAGCGCAATGAAACGATTGCGGAAGGGTCAGAAGCCCTGTGGGAATATGCCCAGGCGGTCATTGAAGATGCAGTAGAAAGCGGATATCTGAAGGATTGA
- a CDS encoding metal ABC transporter substrate-binding protein, which yields MALLLAACSTNIEEPPDNGKLQVVTTYSILQDMVKNVGGDKVQVHSMVKIGANPHEYDPLPEDVSKTADADAVFYNGLNLEAGNSWFEKLLGTTGKDGEDAPVFRLSEGVEPKYLTSKGKEGEEDPHAWLDISNGIRYVENVRDGLIKVDPENKETYEKNAEDYISKLVKLHEEAKTSFSEIPKEKRYLITSEGAFKYFSAAYDIEAGYIWEINAENQGSPDQIRQVVDLIKEKDVKVLFLETSIDARSMETVSRETGVPIGGKVFTDSLGKPGEDGDTYIDMMKWNIDTIREQLNKH from the coding sequence ATGGCGCTGTTACTTGCAGCTTGTAGCACCAATATTGAGGAACCACCTGATAATGGGAAGCTTCAAGTTGTGACGACCTACTCCATCCTTCAGGATATGGTCAAAAATGTGGGTGGAGATAAGGTTCAAGTCCATAGTATGGTGAAAATCGGCGCAAACCCGCATGAATATGATCCACTTCCAGAAGACGTCAGTAAAACAGCCGATGCAGATGCTGTCTTCTATAATGGTTTAAACCTCGAAGCCGGAAATTCCTGGTTTGAAAAATTACTCGGCACAACTGGAAAAGATGGTGAAGACGCACCTGTATTCAGATTAAGCGAAGGTGTCGAGCCGAAATACTTAACGTCGAAGGGTAAAGAGGGTGAAGAGGATCCTCACGCATGGCTTGATATTTCCAACGGGATTAGGTATGTCGAGAATGTGAGAGATGGTCTCATCAAGGTCGACCCGGAGAACAAAGAAACCTACGAAAAGAATGCAGAAGACTATATAAGTAAACTAGTGAAGCTGCACGAAGAAGCGAAGACCAGTTTCAGTGAGATTCCGAAAGAAAAACGCTATCTGATCACAAGTGAAGGAGCATTCAAATACTTCAGTGCTGCCTATGATATTGAAGCGGGTTACATTTGGGAAATCAACGCTGAAAATCAAGGCTCACCGGACCAAATCCGTCAGGTAGTCGACCTGATCAAAGAAAAGGATGTCAAAGTGCTTTTCCTTGAAACGAGTATCGACGCTCGCAGCATGGAAACAGTGTCTCGTGAAACAGGTGTACCGATCGGAGGTAAAGTTTTCACCGACTCCCTCGGGAAACCTGGTGAAGACGGTGACACTTACATCGATATGATGAAATGGAACATCGATACGATCAGAGAACAACTGAACAAACATTAA
- a CDS encoding lysine N(6)-hydroxylase/L-ornithine N(5)-oxygenase family protein: MNNKKVYDMIGIGIGPFNLGLAALIDPIDELDALFFDQTSKFEWHPGMLLEGSDLQVPFLADLVTLADPKSPYTFLNYLHEKDRLFKFYFFNRFDIPRREYSDYAAWVASNLERCLFKKRVVGVEYIKDDQLYEVHVNDTETQAIEKFHARHIVMGTGSVPMVPMDADGCSSEDVFHSSQYRFYEDKAKDSGSVTVIGSGQSAAEVFYELLLDQDKKGYELTWYTRSAGFMQLESAKLGQEVFSPDYIAYFHQLPFEDRKDALSTLGQLRKGIDPETLKQIYDLLYHRSVDENAKKVTIQPLTEVTKIEPANEGAGYQLSCHHWQKDESFTHLSEIVVLATGYKPHIPEWFEKFSDEIEWEDEKRYKVTFDYRLQFNDDRPNHIFTLTNLEHSHGAGATNLGLSVYRNQKIINKVAGKELYKVSHDTVFQQFESK, encoded by the coding sequence ATGAATAATAAAAAAGTTTACGACATGATTGGAATTGGGATCGGACCATTTAACTTGGGGTTGGCCGCCTTGATCGATCCAATTGATGAACTCGATGCCCTGTTTTTCGATCAAACATCGAAGTTCGAGTGGCATCCGGGGATGTTGCTAGAGGGTTCTGACCTCCAGGTTCCCTTCCTCGCAGACCTAGTCACGCTGGCAGATCCGAAAAGCCCCTATACCTTTTTGAATTATCTTCATGAGAAGGACCGGCTTTTTAAATTCTACTTTTTCAACCGGTTTGATATCCCGAGGCGTGAATATAGTGATTACGCAGCATGGGTCGCATCGAATCTGGAACGTTGTTTGTTCAAAAAAAGAGTCGTTGGAGTCGAGTACATAAAGGACGATCAGCTTTATGAAGTCCATGTCAATGATACCGAAACTCAGGCGATCGAGAAGTTCCATGCCCGGCATATCGTCATGGGCACGGGAAGTGTTCCGATGGTGCCGATGGATGCAGATGGATGCTCTTCTGAAGATGTCTTTCATTCAAGTCAATACCGCTTTTACGAGGATAAGGCGAAGGATTCAGGATCAGTTACTGTCATCGGTTCGGGGCAAAGTGCTGCAGAAGTATTTTACGAACTGTTACTTGATCAGGATAAAAAAGGCTATGAACTGACCTGGTATACGCGATCGGCAGGGTTCATGCAGCTGGAGTCGGCAAAACTTGGGCAGGAGGTCTTTTCCCCTGACTATATTGCTTACTTCCACCAATTACCTTTTGAGGATCGGAAGGATGCCCTTTCAACTCTCGGTCAGCTCCGGAAAGGAATCGATCCGGAAACACTGAAGCAAATTTACGATCTTCTTTATCATCGTTCAGTCGATGAAAATGCGAAGAAGGTCACTATACAGCCGTTGACAGAAGTGACGAAAATCGAGCCTGCGAACGAGGGAGCGGGTTATCAGCTATCCTGTCATCATTGGCAAAAGGATGAATCGTTTACACACCTGTCTGAAATAGTTGTCCTCGCGACAGGATACAAGCCGCACATACCTGAGTGGTTCGAAAAATTCAGTGATGAAATCGAGTGGGAGGATGAAAAACGCTATAAGGTGACCTTCGATTATCGCTTACAGTTCAACGATGATCGTCCGAATCATATTTTTACATTGACGAATCTAGAGCATTCCCATGGTGCAGGAGCGACCAACCTTGGCTTGTCAGTGTACCGAAATCAGAAGATCATTAATAAGGTTGCGGGCAAGGAACTTTATAAAGTTTCCCATGACACCGTCTTTCAACAGTTTGAATCGAAATAA
- a CDS encoding D-alanine--D-alanine ligase family protein produces the protein MKIKVGVFFGGVSVEHEVSVISALQAINAMDRDRYEPIPIYISKNKNWYTGEALLEIENYKNLSELLKQCERITITTNEQGRPVINKHTTGMFSKKLISEIDVAFPVIHGTFGEDGILQGFFELHGIPYVGCDVFSSAVGMDKVMMKQILRDSGLPILDYVWFYSSKWMNDQEALVAKIEGELSYPVIVKPANLGSSVGISKATNREELEEAVELAMEFATKIVVEKMVTSLQEVNCSVLGDYEEAESSVCEEVLSSTDILTYQDKYQSGGGSSKGGSASKGMESTNRKIPAELLEEKTAEVQTLAKETFQTLGCSGVSRIDFLIDKTTENVYVNEINTIPGSLSFYLWEPTGKSFKELTSDMIQLALKRERERESLTFSVDSNLFALHSGGKGGSKSKLGSNQ, from the coding sequence ATGAAAATCAAAGTGGGCGTCTTTTTTGGCGGCGTATCAGTAGAACATGAGGTATCGGTGATCTCAGCGCTGCAAGCGATCAACGCGATGGATCGTGACCGTTATGAACCGATACCGATCTATATCAGCAAAAATAAGAACTGGTATACTGGCGAAGCGCTTTTAGAAATTGAAAATTACAAAAATCTGAGTGAACTATTGAAGCAATGCGAGAGGATCACGATCACGACGAATGAGCAAGGCCGTCCTGTCATCAACAAACACACAACAGGCATGTTCAGTAAAAAACTCATCTCAGAGATCGATGTTGCTTTCCCTGTCATCCACGGTACGTTTGGGGAAGACGGGATTTTACAAGGATTCTTCGAGCTTCATGGGATTCCTTATGTTGGATGTGATGTGTTCTCCTCTGCAGTCGGCATGGATAAAGTGATGATGAAGCAGATTTTACGTGATTCAGGTCTGCCGATTCTGGACTATGTATGGTTCTATTCATCCAAATGGATGAACGACCAGGAGGCACTTGTCGCTAAAATCGAAGGTGAACTGAGCTATCCAGTCATCGTAAAACCTGCAAACCTCGGTTCCAGTGTCGGAATAAGCAAAGCGACCAATCGTGAAGAGCTTGAAGAAGCTGTTGAACTTGCAATGGAATTCGCAACAAAGATCGTCGTCGAGAAAATGGTGACGAGCTTGCAAGAGGTCAACTGCTCCGTTTTAGGTGATTATGAAGAAGCCGAAAGCTCAGTCTGCGAAGAAGTATTAAGCAGTACAGATATCCTTACCTATCAAGATAAATATCAAAGTGGAGGCGGTTCTTCAAAAGGCGGTAGCGCTTCTAAAGGGATGGAAAGCACGAACCGGAAAATCCCTGCAGAGCTCTTAGAAGAAAAGACAGCCGAGGTGCAAACACTTGCGAAGGAGACCTTCCAGACACTAGGCTGCTCTGGTGTTTCTCGTATTGACTTTTTAATCGATAAGACGACTGAAAATGTGTATGTAAATGAAATCAACACGATTCCAGGATCTCTATCATTCTATCTTTGGGAACCTACAGGGAAATCGTTCAAGGAATTGACGAGTGATATGATCCAGCTGGCGCTTAAGAGAGAACGCGAGCGTGAGTCCCTGACATTCTCTGTCGACTCGAACCTTTTTGCACTCCATAGCGGAGGAAAAGGCGGATCCAAAAGTAAGCTAGGATCGAATCAATAA
- a CDS encoding M15 family metallopeptidase: protein MNRNDYPVPHVQPLEDWKQVPIRENKEELISLKNVDSELLVVVPQYHEMGLPGALNDCYVRREVAIKLVDAARNLPNGHKLMIWDGWRPFAVQKQLYDSYLMKLSQEHPEWSEERLREGTRQFVSYPSESEAAPAPHITGGAVDVTVVDGNGDPLPMGTEFDDFNEQAWTHYYDEKKADGEKLSEEEETFLKNRKLLNHVMTSSGFTNYPAEWWHFDYGNQWWAKRSEEPAAKYGLVHLEV from the coding sequence ATGAATCGAAACGACTATCCCGTACCACATGTTCAGCCGCTGGAGGATTGGAAGCAGGTACCGATCAGAGAAAACAAGGAAGAGCTCATCTCTTTGAAGAATGTAGATTCTGAATTGCTGGTAGTTGTACCTCAATATCACGAAATGGGTCTTCCAGGTGCATTGAACGACTGTTATGTTCGGCGTGAGGTAGCGATCAAACTGGTGGATGCGGCTAGAAATCTGCCAAATGGTCATAAACTGATGATTTGGGATGGGTGGAGACCGTTCGCCGTGCAAAAGCAACTCTATGATTCCTATCTGATGAAGCTTTCGCAGGAACATCCGGAATGGTCGGAGGAAAGACTTCGTGAAGGGACCCGTCAATTTGTATCCTATCCTTCAGAAAGTGAAGCGGCACCTGCACCGCATATTACTGGCGGCGCAGTGGATGTGACGGTCGTTGATGGAAATGGTGATCCACTTCCGATGGGGACAGAGTTCGATGATTTTAACGAACAAGCCTGGACACATTATTATGATGAAAAGAAAGCAGATGGTGAAAAACTGAGTGAGGAAGAGGAAACCTTTCTTAAAAATCGCAAGTTATTGAACCATGTGATGACCTCTTCAGGATTCACAAACTATCCTGCTGAATGGTGGCATTTCGACTACGGCAACCAATGGTGGGCAAAACGAAGCGAAGAGCCAGCAGCCAAATACGGACTCGTACATCTCGAAGTTTGA
- a CDS encoding penicillin-binding protein 2 has translation MDNENKKKKKKFLPARLNLLFMVVFILFTILIIRLGFVQIVNGEYFKTQSEMTTNIEASVQTERGKMFDRHGELVVTNIPSFALTYIRIQGTSAEEHLKYAEKIASLVKMPTGKITKRDWQDYWVLKQGKTPAGAFKAYEMKLTEEELNSKEIEDSEKYKLVLDRITEEDLKPLKEDEEQEQILAVKRELDRATNLDVTFVKTGLTEKEMAVIGEHLGELEGRFGIASTATRAYPRGEEFFFGSIKSIPADRVDHYLLKGYARNNLVGTSYLETQYEGLLKGKDKTYTFTTTKDGKPIGAPEITTGTRGHDLVLSVDMNLQNKIGKILEEKISLARGRGDGPVNSAYVVMMDPNTGEVLAMVGREYENGKFTDDSYATLQKAFEMGSTVKGATVLAMHQMGGAPVINDKPVHLQGRKPFSSYGNNNISVVNDKQALEQSSNVYMGVGIGRYAGFGISDIGGYYRASVNKRPKYYETFQKLRDVYSSVGMGVKTGIDLPEEALGYEGNIETTEAGNLFNYTIGQFDTYTPIQMAQYASTIANGGHRVQPHLLKEVRYSTGTEELGPLVSKFKTKVINTIDNTEEEINRVKEGFYMVTHGSRGTARELKNTMISGKTGTAQRIVGPGAYNLTFIGYAPYDNPEVAFSVVVPNLNSGHVNVEIAGEVVKAYNEGYTPEDTEAEDAEETNGE, from the coding sequence ATGGATAACGAAAATAAAAAGAAGAAGAAAAAATTCCTCCCAGCAAGGCTCAATCTGCTTTTTATGGTTGTGTTTATTTTATTTACAATATTGATCATAAGGTTAGGGTTCGTCCAAATTGTAAACGGGGAATACTTTAAGACGCAGTCCGAAATGACAACGAATATAGAAGCCTCTGTGCAGACAGAGCGTGGGAAAATGTTTGACCGGCACGGAGAACTTGTGGTCACAAATATACCGTCATTCGCATTGACATATATACGCATTCAGGGAACGTCAGCGGAAGAGCATTTGAAATATGCTGAGAAAATTGCTTCATTGGTTAAAATGCCCACTGGGAAAATCACTAAGCGAGACTGGCAGGATTATTGGGTTCTTAAGCAAGGAAAAACACCAGCAGGAGCATTCAAAGCATATGAAATGAAACTGACAGAAGAAGAATTGAATTCAAAAGAAATTGAGGATAGTGAGAAATATAAATTAGTCCTCGATCGGATTACGGAAGAGGACCTTAAACCTTTAAAAGAGGATGAAGAGCAAGAACAAATCCTCGCCGTCAAACGGGAACTGGACAGGGCAACTAACCTTGATGTCACGTTTGTGAAAACGGGTTTGACTGAAAAGGAAATGGCCGTAATCGGGGAGCACCTTGGAGAACTTGAAGGACGCTTCGGAATTGCATCTACTGCAACACGTGCTTACCCTCGAGGTGAGGAATTTTTCTTTGGGAGTATCAAGTCGATCCCAGCCGACCGAGTCGATCATTATCTGTTAAAAGGATACGCAAGGAACAATTTAGTGGGTACGAGTTACCTTGAAACGCAATATGAAGGTCTATTAAAAGGGAAAGATAAGACCTATACATTCACGACCACGAAAGACGGAAAGCCCATCGGAGCTCCTGAAATTACAACAGGGACACGCGGACATGACCTCGTTTTGTCGGTTGATATGAATCTACAAAATAAAATCGGAAAAATTTTAGAAGAAAAGATTTCACTTGCGCGTGGCAGAGGCGATGGTCCAGTAAACAGTGCTTATGTAGTCATGATGGACCCGAACACTGGAGAAGTCCTCGCTATGGTAGGTAGAGAATATGAGAACGGAAAGTTTACGGATGACTCCTATGCCACACTGCAAAAAGCTTTTGAAATGGGATCGACCGTTAAAGGAGCCACTGTACTCGCGATGCACCAAATGGGAGGGGCACCTGTCATTAATGATAAGCCGGTTCATTTGCAAGGTAGAAAACCTTTCAGTTCATATGGAAATAATAATATTAGCGTTGTTAATGATAAACAGGCGTTAGAACAGTCCTCCAACGTATACATGGGTGTTGGCATCGGCAGATATGCAGGGTTCGGGATTTCCGATATTGGCGGATATTACAGGGCAAGTGTAAATAAACGTCCCAAGTATTATGAGACGTTTCAAAAATTACGAGACGTTTATAGTTCAGTGGGTATGGGAGTAAAGACCGGCATCGACCTACCTGAAGAAGCACTTGGTTATGAAGGTAATATAGAAACTACTGAAGCTGGTAATTTGTTCAACTATACAATTGGGCAGTTTGATACGTACACACCAATACAAATGGCACAGTACGCATCAACTATTGCCAACGGAGGGCATCGAGTTCAGCCACATCTATTGAAAGAAGTTCGTTATTCAACAGGAACAGAAGAACTTGGACCACTCGTATCCAAGTTTAAAACGAAAGTCATTAACACTATCGACAACACTGAAGAAGAAATCAACCGAGTCAAAGAAGGATTTTACATGGTTACGCATGGCTCAAGAGGAACTGCACGAGAGTTGAAAAATACGATGATATCTGGTAAGACAGGGACTGCGCAGAGAATAGTTGGACCTGGTGCTTACAACCTGACGTTTATCGGATATGCACCTTACGATAATCCAGAAGTCGCCTTTTCTGTTGTTGTCCCAAATCTCAACAGTGGTCACGTGAATGTTGAGATTGCAGGTGAGGTTGTAAAAGCCTACAATGAAGGTTACACACCTGAAGATACGGAAGCTGAAGATGCAGAAGAAACAAATGGAGAATAA
- a CDS encoding cbb3-type cytochrome c oxidase subunit I — protein sequence MSIKLIKISAVYFGLGVLIGMYISMEHAFSLTPVHAHINLLGWTALTLAGIIYHLFPKAAETRLAKIHFWGHNIGLPVMMAGLTLFVYGHEQFEPVIGVGATITVISILLFVINILKNVNAEG from the coding sequence ATGAGTATTAAATTGATCAAAATCTCAGCGGTTTACTTCGGGCTTGGTGTGCTGATCGGAATGTACATTTCGATGGAGCATGCGTTCAGTTTAACCCCAGTTCATGCACACATCAACTTGCTCGGATGGACGGCACTTACACTGGCGGGTATTATCTATCATCTTTTTCCTAAAGCCGCAGAAACACGGCTTGCTAAAATCCATTTCTGGGGTCACAATATCGGACTGCCGGTTATGATGGCTGGCCTTACCCTTTTCGTTTATGGACATGAGCAATTCGAACCCGTTATCGGTGTTGGTGCAACCATAACCGTCATCAGCATCCTGCTGTTCGTGATCAATATCTTGAAAAATGTAAATGCAGAAGGTTGA